The Geobacter metallireducens GS-15 region CTCCATCCCCGGGATATCTACCGGACCGTGGGGCTCGTCTTCCAGAATCCCGACGACCAGCTTTTCGCCCACACGGTCTTCGAGGATGTGGCCTTCGGCCCCCGCAACATGGGGTTTGGGGAGGCGGCGGTGAAGGGGCGGGTGGAGGAGGCTCTGGCCGCGGTGGAGATGGGGGAGCTGGCCGGCAAGAATATCCACGCCCTCAGCTACGGCCAGAAGAAGCGGGTCTGCATTGCCGGGCTCCTGGCCATGGGGCATGAGGTGCTCCTTATGGACGAGCCCACCGCCGGCCTCGATCCCATGGGGGAGTACCGGATGATGGAGCTCCTGACGCGGCTCAACCGCGACCAGGGGGTGACCGTCGTCATGGCGACCCACTCGGTGGATCTGGTCCCCCTTTTCCTCCACCGGCTCCACATCCTGAGCCGGGGGAAGATCGTCCGGAGTGGCCCCCCCGAGGAGGTCTTCACCGCACCAGCCGAACTGGAAAGCGTCAAGCTGCGGCTTCCCCACATCGCCGAGCTGATTCACCGGCTGAAGCACGAGGACGGCCTTCCCTTCCGGCGGCTTCCTCTCACCATTGGCGAGGCCCGGCGGGAGATCGTGGAAATACTGCAAAAACATTAGCCACAGAGGACACAGAGCGCACAGAGAATGGCTTTTGGCCCATGAGTCTTGGAAAACGGAGTTTGTTTCCTTTTTCTCTGTGTCCTCTGTGATCTCTGTGGCAAAGAATGGAGTGCTCATGAAAACCGCAATTTTACTGATGGCCCACGGGAGCCGCATTGCCGAGGCTAACAACGCCGTGCGGGAGATCGCCGCCATGGTAAAGGAAATGACCGGCTACGACATCGTTGAGGTGTCGTTCCGGGAACAGCACCTTCCCAACATCCAGGAGGGGATCGACGCTTGCGTGGCGAAAGGGGCGAGGCGGGTGCTGCTGATGCCCTACTTCCTCTTCGTGGGGGCCCACGTCCAGGAGGACCTTCCCGAGGAGATGGCCCAGGCCCGGGAGCGCTACCCCAAAGTCGAATTCGCCATGGGGCCGCACCTTGGTGTTCACCGCAAGCTGGCCGAGGTGGAAGTGGAGCGGATCGCCGAGGCCCTCACCGCCACGGGGTGGCACTGATGTCGGTCCACCTCGCCCCCGAGGAGATCGAGGCCGAATCGTTCCGCCTCATCGATGAAGAAGTGGGAACCCATCACTGGGGGCCTGCCGAGTGGCCGGTGGTGCGGCGGGCGATCCACACGAGCGCCGATTTCGACTACGTCCGCACCATGGTCTTCTCCCCCCGGGCCGTTGCCCGTGGCGTGGCGGCCCTGCGACAAGGGCGGGGGATCGTCACCGACACCACCATGGCCCTGTCGGGGATAGCCAAGCCGCGGCTCAAGCGTTTCGGCCTCGGCGCCGCCTGCTTCGTGGCCGACCCGGAGGTGGCCCGGGAGGCGAAGGCGCTCGGCATTACCCGTTCTATTGTGGCCATGCGCAAGGGTGCGGCAGACGGAGGGAACGGCATCTTCGTCATCGGCAACGCCCCCACGGCCCTCTTCGAACTGTTGCGTCTCATCCGCGAGGAAGGGGTGCGTCCGGCGCTGATCGTGGGGCTGCCGGTGGGGTTCGTGGGGGCCGCAGAGAGCAAGGAGGCCCTTCTGGCCCTGGAGGATGAGTTTCCCGACATCCCCTTCATCACCAACCGGGGGCGCAAGGGGGGGTCCAACGTGGCCGCTGCCGTGGTGAATGCGCTCCTGATCCTGGCGGAGGAGGCGGGGTAGGGTGACTCCTGCCGGCCACGTTCCATGAACACGAAACCACTCCGTCACGGTTACACCACCGGCGCCTGTGCCGCCGCCGCCGCCAAGGGGGCAGCCCGGATGCTCCGGGAGCAGCGTCCCGTGGAGGAGGTGGAGCTCGTCCTTCCCAAAGGAGAGCGGGTCGCTTTTCGCCTCCATGGCCAGGAATTCGATGACAGCGCCGCCTCCTGCTTCGTGGTGAAGGACGCGGGGGACGACCCCGACGTGACCAACGGCGCCGAGATCCACGCCCGGGTCCGGCGCGAGCCCCTGAACCGCTCCGGCGCCCGGACCATGGTCTTCGTGGATGGCGGGAAGGGGGTCGGCACGGTGACCAAACCGGGGCTCGGGGTGGGGGTGGGGAATCCGGCCATCAACCCGGTGCCGATGCGGATGATCACCGAGGGGGTGAAGGAAGAGTTCTCCGTCGTCTGCCTTCCCCAGGTTCTCCACGTCACCATCTCCATCCCCAACGGCGAGGAACTGGCGAAGAAGACCCTCAATGCCCGCCTCGGCATCGTGGGGGGGCTCTCCATCCTCGGCACCACCGGCATCGTGCGCCCCATCTCCGCCAAGGCCTGGACCGATACCCTCGATGCGGCCCTGGACGTGGCCCGGGCCTGCGGCTGCGAAACGATTGTCCTCTCCACGGGGAGGACCAGCGAGTTGGTGGCTATACATGCCGGGATCGGGGACCGGGGACCGGGGACCGGGAAAACCTTGCCCGAAGAGGCCTATGTGATGATGGGGGACCACGTGGGGTACGCGCTCCGGGCCTGCGCCCGCAAGGGGGTGCGTCACGTTATCCTGGTGGGGCAGTTCGCCAAGCTCCTCAAGATTGCCTGCGGCCACGAGCAGACCCACGTCTCCTCCTCGGAGCTGGATCTGCAAATGCTGGCGGAGTGGCTTCACGAATTGGGTTCCCGGTCCCCGGTCCCCGGCCCCTGGTCCCGGTACAACACCGCCCGCCAGGTGCTGGAGGAGTCGGGTAACGACTCGCTCTTCATGGAGCTCGTCTGTACCCGGGCCCGTGATGCGGCCCGGCGCCTGGCCCCTTCCCTCGACATCAAGGTTTTGCTGGCAGGGTACGATTCAACGGTGCTATATTTCGGGTAA contains the following coding sequences:
- a CDS encoding cobalt-precorrin-5B (C(1))-methyltransferase, which encodes MNTKPLRHGYTTGACAAAAAKGAARMLREQRPVEEVELVLPKGERVAFRLHGQEFDDSAASCFVVKDAGDDPDVTNGAEIHARVRREPLNRSGARTMVFVDGGKGVGTVTKPGLGVGVGNPAINPVPMRMITEGVKEEFSVVCLPQVLHVTISIPNGEELAKKTLNARLGIVGGLSILGTTGIVRPISAKAWTDTLDAALDVARACGCETIVLSTGRTSELVAIHAGIGDRGPGTGKTLPEEAYVMMGDHVGYALRACARKGVRHVILVGQFAKLLKIACGHEQTHVSSSELDLQMLAEWLHELGSRSPVPGPWSRYNTARQVLEESGNDSLFMELVCTRARDAARRLAPSLDIKVLLAGYDSTVLYFG
- a CDS encoding precorrin-8X methylmutase yields the protein MSVHLAPEEIEAESFRLIDEEVGTHHWGPAEWPVVRRAIHTSADFDYVRTMVFSPRAVARGVAALRQGRGIVTDTTMALSGIAKPRLKRFGLGAACFVADPEVAREAKALGITRSIVAMRKGAADGGNGIFVIGNAPTALFELLRLIREEGVRPALIVGLPVGFVGAAESKEALLALEDEFPDIPFITNRGRKGGSNVAAAVVNALLILAEEAG
- a CDS encoding sirohydrochlorin chelatase — protein: MKTAILLMAHGSRIAEANNAVREIAAMVKEMTGYDIVEVSFREQHLPNIQEGIDACVAKGARRVLLMPYFLFVGAHVQEDLPEEMAQARERYPKVEFAMGPHLGVHRKLAEVEVERIAEALTATGWH
- a CDS encoding energy-coupling factor ABC transporter ATP-binding protein codes for the protein MAIARLSVDIRAFTYPDGTRALADIRFEVGKGEFCGILGSNGSGKTTLLRIMDGLVKDYDGQVLLDGRDVRKLHPRDIYRTVGLVFQNPDDQLFAHTVFEDVAFGPRNMGFGEAAVKGRVEEALAAVEMGELAGKNIHALSYGQKKRVCIAGLLAMGHEVLLMDEPTAGLDPMGEYRMMELLTRLNRDQGVTVVMATHSVDLVPLFLHRLHILSRGKIVRSGPPEEVFTAPAELESVKLRLPHIAELIHRLKHEDGLPFRRLPLTIGEARREIVEILQKH